The Mycobacterium haemophilum DSM 44634 sequence GGATCGGTCGATGGCTGATGAGCTGGTTCATCAACAGATAAAACCTTACGTGGACAACGATATTCGCAACGATTGGCTGACCGTGATGCGCTCGACGCTGACCGGTGTCGCGGCGTCCTACGATATGGTTACCGACAGGCTGGCCGCCGCGCCGCCCGCGTACTTCGAGATTCCCGGTGACCTCGGGCCGGGATGGGAACCGGTCCCGCCAGCTCCGGCGAGCGCACCGACTACGGCAGCGGTGCTTCCGCCCGCCGCCTTTCCGGCGCTCCCGCCGGATGCCGCGCCGGCCTTGACCCCCGCCACCACTGGGGCAGACAGTCCGGCAAGTTCCGGAACTTTCGGTGGCCCGAGCAACCTTGGCGGGCTTGGCGGACTTGCCAGTCGGATCGTCGAAGCGATGGGTGATCTGCTGGGTTCGGCGGCTGAACAGCTGTCCGATCCGTCGGTGCTTGACGATCGGTTGGGCGAGTCGCCCTTCGCCTCTGACGACGATGCCACCGACGACGATGCCACCGACGACGATGCCACCGACGACGATGCTGGTGACAACCCCGATGCCAGGGCCGAAGAAGGCGAACAGACGGCCGAGGCGGACAAGGTCGATGAGCCTTTGCCCGTCGAGGAGTCCCCGCCGGGCGGTGTGCCACCACAGGTCAACGAGCCCCTAGAGGCACCATCGGTTGACGCGCCGCCGCCGGTCGCCACGCCGCCGCCGGTCGCCACGCCGCCGCCGGTCGCCGCGCCGCCGCCGGTCGCCGCGCCGCCGTCAAACGGCTCGACGCCCCCGCCGTCCGGCAGATCAACTCCATGCGAGATCGCCGCGGACGAGCTTCCGCAGGCAGGACAGTGACGGGTCAGGCAGGCCGTAGCTGTAGGAGTTGCTCGACGTAGCGCACGGACTCGGCGGGGTCTGCCGCCATCGGGCTCACCAATAGCGTGGTGACACCGGCCTCGGTGAAGGCGGCCAAGCGTTCGGCGATGAATCCGCGTGGGCCGACCAGCGAGATCCCGCGCACCAACTCGTCGGGCACCGCGTCGATGGCCTCATGCTTGCGGCCGCTCAGATACAACTCCTGGATCCGGTCCGCGACCGCGCCGAACCCGTAGCGGGTTGCCAGGTTGTGGTAGAAGTTGCGGCCCTTGGCGCCCATCCCGCCGATGTACAGGGCCAGTTGCGGCTTGGTCCAGGTCAGCCGATCATCGACGCTGTCGCCGATGGCCAACGACGCATGCACCATGACGTCCAGCGGCCCCAGTGCGGGATCCCGCTTGGCAGCGCCGGCCGTCAGCGCCTCACCCCAGACCGACTCGGCCTTCTCCGGGTAGAAGAAGACCGGCTGCCAGCCCTCGGCGATCTCGGCGGTAAGCTCAACGTTTTTCGGCCCCAGCGCCGCGATCGTGATCGGAATGCGCTCGCGCACAGGGTGATTGATGAGCTGCAGCGCTTTGCCTAAGCCTGCTCCACGGTCCGCGGGTAGTGGGATCTGATAATGCTTGCCGGCGTATTGCAGCCGGTCTCGGCGCCACACCTGCCGACAGATTTCCACGACTTCGCGGGTGCGGCCCAGCGGTGCATCGAACTCGACGCCGTGAAACCCCTCCATCACCTGCGGTCCGGACGTGCCGATCCCGAGACGGAATCGGCCATCGGACACGAAATCCAGACCGGCGGCAGTCATGGCCAGCAACGACGGCGTGCGGGTGTAGATAGGAAACACCCCCGACGCCAATTCCACGGTCGTTGTTTTGGCGGCCAAGTAGCCCAGCTGGCTCACGGCGTCGAAGGAATACGCCTCGGCCACTACCGCGACATCGATGCCGGCCTTTTCGAGTTCGACGATGCGGTCGACGGCTTGGTGAAACCCACCCGAGTAATCCAGCGCAATCCCGATTCGCAGCCTATTTCGCACCAACGACAGATACCACCAGGACAGCGGCCCGTCGCCGTGGGGCCGGGTTACTTCAGCAGCGCGACGATCTTCTGTTCGGGGGTCACCGGTGGCGCCTCAGGGTCCACCGGGACCGTCTGGGGCAGGTGCACGACTGGGTCGGCGAAGGCGCGATAGTCTTTGTCGCCGCCAAGCGCATAGAGTAGGTAACCGGTCAGCAGCGACCGAACCGCTTTTTGCGTCGCGCGATGCGGGCCGGCCAGCCCGACGGCCTTCGTCAGGCGCCGCCCCTCCACCAGACCGCCGGCTTTGGCTTTGCTGACGATACGCAGGGTGGCCCCATCCCAAGCGCGGGACAGCGATAGAGCGTTTGAATTCAACGTCTTCGAGTCTCCTGGCGCGGTCAAGATCAATCCCGGGACCTTGCACGTCGCGGCCGGCTGTTCGGGCGCTGGACTTGTGACTGTCGGGAAAATCGCCACCGCGGATTTGGCCCGCAGGCCGGCCAAGCCCGACAGCCCGGCCGCGGCGAACACGGCGGCCGACCCGCCGAAGCCGTGTCCCACCAGGCCGAGCTTGGCGGGGTGCACGCTGATATTGCCGGACCCCAGCCGCACACCTGCCACGATGTCGAGTGCCGAACCGAGATCGAAGGCCAGGTTGAGCACCGAGGGCGCGAGACCCCGTTGGGTGTCGGGAGCGCCGGCCACGATGCCCCATGACGCCAGATGTTCCAGCAGACCCGCGTAACGGGCGGCACCGGTAAGCCAGTCGTGACCAAATGCGATGCCGGGAAGATTCAGACCGGCATCCGGGGTGTACAGCACCCCTGGCAAACCGGCAAAGGACAAGTCGCCACGTAAAACCCGGTGCGGGCCACGGCGGCTGAGGGCTGCGGCGAGCTTGCGGGTGTGGGCCACCCGTCGACGGTAGCGCACCCGCCAGCCCTGTGCACCGGTCCACCGCAACGGCTGCACTACCCTGATTAGGTATGTGTGGAATTGTCGGCTACGTCGGGCAGCGCCCTGCCTGCGAGGTCGTCATGGACGCGCTGCGCAGGATGGAGTACCGCGGCTACGACTCGTCAGGAATCGCGCTGATCGACGGCAGTGCCAAATCGGGCAAGCTGACTGTTCGTCGTCGTGCCGGTCGGCTTTCCAATTTGGAGTCGGCGTTGGCGGAGATGGTCCCGGCGTCGCTGGCCGGCACCGTCGGCCTCGGCCATACCCGGTGGGCCACCCATGGTCGCCCCACCGACCGTAACGCGCACCCGCACCGCGATGCCACCGGCAAGATCGCCGTTGTCCACAACGGCATCATCGAGAACTTCGCCTCCCTTCGCCATGAGCTGGAGACCGCCGGCGTGGAGTTCGCCAGCGACACCGACACCGAGGTGGCCGTGCATCTGGTGGCGCAGGCGTATCGCGACGGCGAGACGGCCGGTGATTTCGCCGGCTCCGTGCTGGCGGTGCTGCGCCGGCTGCAGGGCCACTTCACCCTGGTGTTCGCCAACGCCGACGAGCCCGGCACCATTGTGGCCGCGCGCCGCTCCACCCCGCTGGTGCTCGGGATCGGCGACGGGGAGATGTTCGTCGGCTCCGACGTGGCCGCGTTTATCGAACACACCCGGGATGCGGTCGAACTGGGCCAGGACCAGGCCGTGGTGATCACCGCAGACGGCTACCGGATCAGCGACTTCGACGGCAACCCTGATCTGGGGGCCGCCGCTCAACACCGCACATTTCACATTGACTGGGACCTGGCCGCCGCCGAAAAGGGCGGCTACGAGTACTTCATGCTCAAGGAGATCGCCGAGCAGCCCGACGCGGTAGCCGACACGCTGCTCGGGCATTTCGACGGCGGCCGGATCGTGCTCGACGAACAGCGGTTGAGCGACCAGGAACTCCGCGAGATCGACAAGGTGTTTGTGGTCGCCTGCGGTACCGCGTATCACTCCGGGCTGTTGGCGAAATACACCATCGAGCACTGGACGCGGCTGCCCGTCGAGGTGGAGCTGGCCAGCGAATTTCGCTACCGGGACCCCGTGCTGGACCGCAGCACGCTGGTGGTGGCCATTTCGCAATCCGGTGAAACCGCCGACACCCTAGAAGCGGTCCGGCACGCCAAGGAGCAGAAGGCCAAGGTGCTGGCGATCTGCAACACCAACGGCTCCCAAATCCCACGCGAGTGCGACGCGGTGCTGTACACCCGCGCCGGCCCGGAGATCGGCGTCGCCTCAACGAAAACCTTCCTGGCCCAGGTCGCCGCGAACTACCTCCTGGGGCTGGCGTTGGCGCAGGCCCGCGGCACCAAGTACCCCGACGAGGTGCAGCGCGAATACCGGGAGCTGGAAGCGATGCCCGAGCTGGTGGCCCGGGTGATCGCGGGAACAGGGCCGGTGGCCGATTTGGCCTACCGGTTCGCTCAGTCGACGACCGTGCTATTCCTGGGTCGCCATGTCGGGTACCCGGTGGCGCTGGAAGGTGCGTTGAAACTCAAGGAATTGGCCTACATGCACGCCGAGGGGTTCGCCGCCGGCGAACTCAAACACGGCCCCATCGCGTTGATCGAAGACAACCTGCCGGTCATCGTCGTCATGCCGTCGCCCAAGGGGTCGGCAACGCTGCATGCCAAGCTGCTGAGCAATATCCGGGAAATCCAGACCCGCGGCGCGGTGACCATTGTGATCGCCGAGGAAGGCGACGACACGGTGCGTCCCTACGCCGATCACCTGATCGAACTCCCCGCGGTGTCAACGCTGTTGCAGCCGCTGCTGTCGACCATCCCGCTGCAGGTGTTCGCCGCGTCGGTGGCGCAGGCCCGCGGCTACGACGTCGACAAGCCGCGAAATCTGGCCAAGTCCGTCACCGTTGAGTAAACGGCGCTCGTGGGCGGTCGTGGTGTTGCGATTTATCGGCAGCGCACCGTTGACGTATTCATGGCTGGCCGTGCTGCTGGTCACGACGATCATTGCGCACCATCTCGATAGGCGGCAGTGGCATGCCATCGTCGTCGCCGGCTCAACCAACATCGCGCACTTGGCCAAGGATCCGTTGGAAGTCCTGATTGACAGCTTGCTGTGGATCGACGGCCGATACTGGACGCCCTACCTTGTACTGTTCACCCTGTTTCTGGCGCCGGCCGAGCGATGGCTTGGCCAGCTGCGGTGGATCACTGTGGGATTGACTGCGCACGTTGGCGCTACCTATATCAGCGAAGGCTTGCTCAAGCTGGCGATCGATTCTCGTGATGCGCCCGAGAAACTGATGCACGCCGCCGATATTGGAGTCAGTTACTTTCTCGTCGGGGTGATGGGGATGCTGACGTATCACATCGTGACACCGTGGCGATGGGGCTATCTCGTGATCGTGCTCGTCATCTTTGGTTTCCCGCTCACCCGGATCGACCCTAAAGACTTGAACTTCACCGCGATCGGTCATTTCAGTTCGATCCTCATCGGCCTGTGCTGCTATGCGCTGGCCCGAGATCGCCAGGGCCGATCAATTGATCCGGCGCGCGTGCCCAGATTGCTACGTCGACGCGGCAGCCGCGACGCTTCGGCCTGACCGCTAAGTCCGGCGGCTGCACCCCCGTCCCTGACCGCGCACGGCGCGAGCATGGAATCCTGATGTTGATGCGGCATTACTACTCCGTAGCGGCGATTCGCGACGCCGAGGCACCGCTGCTGGCCAGCCTGCCCGACGGTGTGTTGATGAA is a genomic window containing:
- a CDS encoding LLM class F420-dependent oxidoreductase, with amino-acid sequence MRIGIALDYSGGFHQAVDRIVELEKAGIDVAVVAEAYSFDAVSQLGYLAAKTTTVELASGVFPIYTRTPSLLAMTAAGLDFVSDGRFRLGIGTSGPQVMEGFHGVEFDAPLGRTREVVEICRQVWRRDRLQYAGKHYQIPLPADRGAGLGKALQLINHPVRERIPITIAALGPKNVELTAEIAEGWQPVFFYPEKAESVWGEALTAGAAKRDPALGPLDVMVHASLAIGDSVDDRLTWTKPQLALYIGGMGAKGRNFYHNLATRYGFGAVADRIQELYLSGRKHEAIDAVPDELVRGISLVGPRGFIAERLAAFTEAGVTTLLVSPMAADPAESVRYVEQLLQLRPA
- a CDS encoding dienelactone hydrolase family protein, with the protein product MAHTRKLAAALSRRGPHRVLRGDLSFAGLPGVLYTPDAGLNLPGIAFGHDWLTGAARYAGLLEHLASWGIVAGAPDTQRGLAPSVLNLAFDLGSALDIVAGVRLGSGNISVHPAKLGLVGHGFGGSAAVFAAAGLSGLAGLRAKSAVAIFPTVTSPAPEQPAATCKVPGLILTAPGDSKTLNSNALSLSRAWDGATLRIVSKAKAGGLVEGRRLTKAVGLAGPHRATQKAVRSLLTGYLLYALGGDKDYRAFADPVVHLPQTVPVDPEAPPVTPEQKIVALLK
- the glmS gene encoding glutamine--fructose-6-phosphate transaminase (isomerizing) produces the protein MCGIVGYVGQRPACEVVMDALRRMEYRGYDSSGIALIDGSAKSGKLTVRRRAGRLSNLESALAEMVPASLAGTVGLGHTRWATHGRPTDRNAHPHRDATGKIAVVHNGIIENFASLRHELETAGVEFASDTDTEVAVHLVAQAYRDGETAGDFAGSVLAVLRRLQGHFTLVFANADEPGTIVAARRSTPLVLGIGDGEMFVGSDVAAFIEHTRDAVELGQDQAVVITADGYRISDFDGNPDLGAAAQHRTFHIDWDLAAAEKGGYEYFMLKEIAEQPDAVADTLLGHFDGGRIVLDEQRLSDQELREIDKVFVVACGTAYHSGLLAKYTIEHWTRLPVEVELASEFRYRDPVLDRSTLVVAISQSGETADTLEAVRHAKEQKAKVLAICNTNGSQIPRECDAVLYTRAGPEIGVASTKTFLAQVAANYLLGLALAQARGTKYPDEVQREYRELEAMPELVARVIAGTGPVADLAYRFAQSTTVLFLGRHVGYPVALEGALKLKELAYMHAEGFAAGELKHGPIALIEDNLPVIVVMPSPKGSATLHAKLLSNIREIQTRGAVTIVIAEEGDDTVRPYADHLIELPAVSTLLQPLLSTIPLQVFAASVAQARGYDVDKPRNLAKSVTVE
- a CDS encoding rhomboid-like protein yields the protein MSKRRSWAVVVLRFIGSAPLTYSWLAVLLVTTIIAHHLDRRQWHAIVVAGSTNIAHLAKDPLEVLIDSLLWIDGRYWTPYLVLFTLFLAPAERWLGQLRWITVGLTAHVGATYISEGLLKLAIDSRDAPEKLMHAADIGVSYFLVGVMGMLTYHIVTPWRWGYLVIVLVIFGFPLTRIDPKDLNFTAIGHFSSILIGLCCYALARDRQGRSIDPARVPRLLRRRGSRDASA